The Sesamum indicum cultivar Zhongzhi No. 13 linkage group LG1, S_indicum_v1.0, whole genome shotgun sequence genome includes a window with the following:
- the LOC105163914 gene encoding protein CURVATURE THYLAKOID 1C, chloroplastic isoform X1: protein MASVVARLPSPPLVVVNGRKSVSGTLQKLAMPTIKERQGCRGVKAKATGESSETSIVKSVQNVWDNSEDRVALIGLGFAGVVGFWASINLIAAIDKLPIFPSVLELIGILYSTWFTYRYLLFKPDRCHSVIHFLPVLIIPFFLIRQELSQAISKSISDILGR from the exons ATGGCGTCGGTGGTTGCAAGGCTGCCTTCCCCACCGTTGGTGGTGGTCAATGGCAGAAAATCCGTTTCTGGAACACTTCAGAAATTGGCAATGCCTACTATTAAAG AGAGACAAGGTTGTCGTGGGGTAAAAGCAAAGGCGACAGGTGAAAGCTCAGAAACTTCAATTGTCAAGTCCGTACAGAATGTT TGGGATAATTCTGAAGATCGGGTGGCTCTGATTGGTTTAGGATTTGCTGGTGTTGTGGGTTTCTGGGCTTCGATAAATCTCATAGCG GCCATCGACAAACTTCCTATTTTCCCAAGTGTTCTTGAGCTCATTGGGATATTGTATTCTACG tGGTTCACATACCGATATCTCTTATTCAAGCCTGATCG GTGTCATTCAGTCATCCACTTCTTGCCGGTGCTAATCATACCCTTTTTTCTCATCAGGCAAGAGCTTTCTCAGGCAATCAGCAAGTCGATATCAGATATCCTGGGCCGGTAA
- the LOC105163914 gene encoding protein CURVATURE THYLAKOID 1C, chloroplastic isoform X2 produces MASVVARLPSPPLVVVNGRKSVSGTLQKLAMPTIKERQGCRGVKAKATGESSETSIVKSVQNVWDNSEDRVALIGLGFAGVVGFWASINLIAAIDKLPIFPSVLELIGILYSTWFTYRYLLFKPDRQELSQAISKSISDILGR; encoded by the exons ATGGCGTCGGTGGTTGCAAGGCTGCCTTCCCCACCGTTGGTGGTGGTCAATGGCAGAAAATCCGTTTCTGGAACACTTCAGAAATTGGCAATGCCTACTATTAAAG AGAGACAAGGTTGTCGTGGGGTAAAAGCAAAGGCGACAGGTGAAAGCTCAGAAACTTCAATTGTCAAGTCCGTACAGAATGTT TGGGATAATTCTGAAGATCGGGTGGCTCTGATTGGTTTAGGATTTGCTGGTGTTGTGGGTTTCTGGGCTTCGATAAATCTCATAGCG GCCATCGACAAACTTCCTATTTTCCCAAGTGTTCTTGAGCTCATTGGGATATTGTATTCTACG tGGTTCACATACCGATATCTCTTATTCAAGCCTGATCG GCAAGAGCTTTCTCAGGCAATCAGCAAGTCGATATCAGATATCCTGGGCCGGTAA
- the LOC105163925 gene encoding photosystem I reaction center subunit VI, chloroplastic-like: MASIATFAALHPTIAGCSLAGTKLHLKPSRVSSKPTNYRAAAVVAKYGDKSVYFDLEDIGNTTGQWDLYGSDAPSPYNPLQSKFFETFAAPFTKRGLLLKFLILGGGSTLAYVSSQATGDVLPIVKGPQLPPKPGPRGKI, translated from the exons ATGGCTTCAATCGCCACCTTTGCCGCCCTCCATCCCACCATCGCCGGCTGCTCGCTTGCCGGTACTAAGCTCCATCTCAAACCTTCTCGTGTCAGCTCCAAGCCCACTAACTACAG GGCTGCTGCAGTGGTTGCCAAATATGGTGACAAGAGTGTGTACTTTGATTTGGAGGATATCGGCAACACGACGGGACAATGGGACTTGTATGGATCTGATGCACCTTCACCATACAATCCCCTTCAG AGCAAGTTCTTCGAGACTTTTGCTGCTCCATTCACCAAGAGAGGTCTATTGCTCAAATTCTTGATATTGGGAGGCGGCTCAACTCTTGCCTACGTCAGCTCCCAAGCAACCGGAGATGTTCTACCAATTGTCAAGGGTCCTCAACTTCCACCGAAGCCGGGGCCTCGTGGCAAAATCTAA
- the LOC105164652 gene encoding rop guanine nucleotide exchange factor 12-like, whose amino-acid sequence MELSSSMMLFVSVYCDLDMELMKEKFAKLLLGEDMSGGGKGVSSALALSNAITNLAASVFGEQRRLEPMAADTKARWKKEIDWLLSVTDHIVEMVPSKQRSKDGTNMEIMTTRQRTDLHMNIPALRKLDTMLLDCLDNFKDQNEFYYTSKNDKDSDKEKRQEDKWWIPVPKVPPNGLSEASRKWVQYQKDSVHQVLKAAMAINAQVLSEMEIPESYIEALPKNGRASLGDALYRIITDEYFDPDYFLSSVDLSSEHKILDLKNKLEASVVIWKRKMTAKDNKSSWGSAVSLEKREIFEDRAETILLILKHRFPGLPQSDLDISKIQCNRDVGQAVLESYSRIIESLAFTVLSRIEDVMHADSIARNPTNAEQKKAPIKEPSPIKTPEKTPNDKEENTAQTPTSMTLLDFMGWNLDSGDTEAKQDAQDDAETKHSKAPNIDTNKKTTYIDRLENLGGLRSPTARD is encoded by the exons ATGGAACTCTCGAGTTCAATGATGTTATTCGTTTCTGTTTACTGTGATCTAGATATGGAGTTGATGAAGGAAAAGTTTGCGAAGTTGCTCCTGGGCGAGGATATGTCCGGTGGAGGGAAAGGCGTTTCTTCTGCTTTGGCGTTATCGAATGCAATTACAAACTTAGCAG CTTCTGTGTTTGGAGAACAGAGAAGATTAGAGCCGATGGCAGCAGATACGAAAGCAAGGTGGAAAAAAGAGATCGATTGGCTGTTATCCGTCACAGACCACATTGTTGAAATGGTTCCTTCAAAGCAAAGGTCAAAAGATGGAACCAATATGgag ATTATGACAACAAGGCAGAGAACTGATCTCCACATGAACATCCCAGCACTGCGCAAGCTTGATACGATGCTTCTT GATTGTCTGGACAACTTCAAAGACCAAAATGAGTTCTACTACACGTCAAAGAACGACAAGGATTCCGACAAAGAAAAGAGACAAGAGGACAAATGGTGGATTCCTGTTCCTAAAGTTCCCCCAAACGGTCTGTCCGAGGCTTCAAGGAAGTGGGTGCAATATCAGAAGGACTCTGTACACCAAGTACTGAAAGCAGCTATGGCGATAAATGCTCAGGTCCTGTCAGAAATGGAAATCCCAGAAAGCTACATAGAAGCTCTCCCCAAG AATGGAAGAGCAAGCCTCGGAGATGCATTGTACAGGATTATTACAGACGAGTACTTTGATCCCGACTATTTTCTTTCATCGGTTGACTTATCGTCAGAGCACAAAATTCTTGACCTCAAGAATAAGCTTGAGGCGTCGGTTGTGATctggaaaaggaaaatgacCGCTAAAGACAACAAGTCGTCTTGGGGTTCAGCTGTGAGTTTGgagaagagagagattttTGAAGATAGAGCAGAGACTATTTTGCTGATATTGAAGCATCGGTTTCCAGGGCTTCCTCAATCTGACCTAGACATCAGCAAAATCCAGTGCAACCGA GATGTGGGGCAGGCAGTTCTGGAAAGCTATTCAAGGATTATAGAGAGTTTGGCGTTCACAGTCTTGTCAAGAATTGAGGACGTCATGCATGCCGACTCTATTGCTAGAAATCCAACAAATGCAGAACAGAAGAAGGCACCTATAAAAGAGCCGTCTCCTATCAAGACACCAGAGAAAACTCCAAAtgataaagaagaaaatacagCACAAACACCAACTTCAATGACACTATTGGATTTTATGGGTTGGAACTTAGATAGCGGAGACACAGAGGCGAAGCAAGATGCGCAAGATGATGCCGAAACAAAGCACAGCAAAGCACCTAACATTgacacaaacaagaaaacgaCCTACATAGATAGGCTAGAGAACTTAGGCGGTTTAAGAAGTCCAACAGCACGCGACTAG
- the LOC105163940 gene encoding hydroxyphenylpyruvate reductase-like — MQMCLTETERVLSTEMENVGVLMTCSMSAYLERELEKRFKLFRLWESNSKAQFLAGFGESIRAVVGDTKVGADAELIDALPRLEVVASYSVGLDKIDLNKCRERGIRVTNTPDVLTDDVADVAIGLALATLRKICNADAFVRSGQWRNGDFELANKFSGKSIGIVGLGRIGTAIAKRAEAFGCSISYHSRTKKQNTNYKYYSNAVDLAANCEVLVVACALTNETRHIVNQEVIDALGPKGILINIGRGPLIDEPKLISALREGRLAGAGLDVFENEPDINESFFGLQNVVLLPHVGTDTVETSKAMADLVVANLELHFLKKPLLTPVV, encoded by the exons ATGCAGATGTGCTTGACAGAAACAGAGAGAGTGCTATCAACGGAAATGGAGAATGTGGGCGTGCTGATGACTTGCTCAATGTCCGCCTACCTCGAGCGAGAACTCGAGAAACGCTTCAAGCTCTTCAGACTCTGGGAATCCAATTCCAAAGCTCAATTCTTGGCTGGGTTCGGGGAATCAATTAGGGCCGTGGTGGGCGACACCAAGGTCGGCGCCGATGCGGAGCTGATCGACGCGCTTCCACGCCTCGAGGTCGTGGCCAGTTACAGCGTGGGTCTGGATAAAATCGACTTGAATAAGTGTAGAGAAAGAGGGATTAGGGTCACCAACACTCCTGATGTGCTGACGGACGATGTAGCTGATGTTGCTATTGGGTTGGCGCTGGCGACGTTGAGGAAGATTTGCAATGCTGATGCGTTTGTGAGAAGTGGGCAGTGGAGAAATGGAGACTTCGAGTTGGCTAATAAG TTTAGTGGTAAGTCAATCGGCATAGTTGGATTGGGCAGGATTGGAACAGCAATAGCCAAGAGAGCTGAGGCATTTGGCTGCAGCATCAGTTACCATTCAAGAACCAAGAAACAGAATACGAACTACAAATACTATTCCAACGCAGTCGATTTGGCTGCTAACTGTGAAGTCCTGGTTGTGGCATGCGCCTTGACAAATGAAACGAGGCACATTGTGAATCAGGAGGTGATCGATGCATTGGGGCCAAAAGGGATTCTCATCAACATCGGGCGAGGCCCTCTCATTGATGAACCAAAACTCATCTCCGCATTACGTGAAGGCCGATTAGCCGGGGCTGGACTTGATGTGTTTGAGAATGAGCCTGATATAAATGAGTCATTTTTCGGGCTGCAGAATGTGGTTCTGCTGCCTCATGTTGGAACTGACACTGTCGAAACCAGCAAGGCCATGGCTGACCTTGTCGTTGCGAACTTGGAACTGCATTTCCTCAAGAAACCACTATTGACTCCAGTGGTTTGA
- the LOC105163933 gene encoding dynein light chain 1, cytoplasmic-like has product MLEGKALIDDTDMPLKMQIQAMASASQALDLYDVLDCKSIAAHIKKDFDTRYGNGWQCVVGSNFGCFFTHTKGSFIYFTLETLNFLIFKGASSPPSSP; this is encoded by the exons ATGTTGGAAGGGAAAGCTTTGATAGATGATACTGATATGCCATTGAAGATGCAAATCCAAGCAATGGCTTCTGCTTCTCAAGCTCTGGATCTGTATGATGTTTTAGACTGTAAATCTATTGCTGCCCACATCAAGAAG GATTTTGACACAAGATATGGAAATGGATGGCAGTGTGTGGTGGGATCTAACTTTGGGTGTTTCTTCACTCATACTAAAGGGAGTTTCATATACTTCACACTGGAGACTCTCAACTTTCTCATCTTTAAAGGAGCTTCTTCTCCTCCATCTTCTCCTTGA
- the LOC105163950 gene encoding 60S ribosomal protein L37-3, producing MGKGTGSFGKRRNKTHTLCVRCGRRSFHLQKSRCAACAYPAARKRTYNWSVKAIRRKTTGTGRMRYLRHVPRRFKTNFREGTQAAPRKKAAAASA from the exons ATG GGCAAGGGAACTGGGAGCTTTGGGAAGAGGAGGAACAAGACACACACACTGTGTGTCAGGTGCGGCCGCCGCAGCTTCCATCTACAGAAGAGCCGCTGTGCCGCCTGCGCTTACCCTGCTGCCCGGAAGAGGACAT ACAACTGGAGTGTGAAGGCCATCCGTAGAAAGACTACCGGAACTGGACGTATGAGGTACCTCCGCCACGTGCCCCGCAGATTCAAGACCAACTTTAGAGAAG GTACTCAAGCTGCACCAAGGAAGAAGGCAGCAGCTGCTTCTGCCTGA
- the LOC105163962 gene encoding pyridoxal 5'-phosphate synthase-like subunit PDX1.2 → MADDNAVTLYSSAAITDAKKNPFSIKVAMAQMLRGGAIVEVTSLDQAKIAESAGACCVIVSDPRRAGISRMPDPSLIKEIKQALSIPVMAKARVGHFVEAQILESIGVDYIDESEALAIADEDHFINKHNFRVTFVCGCHDLGEALRRVREGAALIRTQGDLKGSGNVMEAVRYVRKVMGEIRVLNNMDEDEVFAFSKRIQAPYDIVAQTKQMGRLPVVHFAAGGIVTPADAALMMQLGCDGVFLGPEVFDCLDPYKKVRAIVQAVRNYNDPMELAEASSGLEDAMAGLNLNERQVEPFGDGGRY, encoded by the coding sequence ATGGCCGACGACAATGCTGTCACGCTCTACAGCAGCGCCGCCATCACCGACGCCAAGAAGAACCCGTTCTCCATTAAAGTCGCCATGGCCCAGATGCTCCGAGGCGGCGCCATTGTGGAGGTTACGAGTCTAGACCAAGCCAAGATCGCAGAATCAGCTGGTGCGTGTTGCGTTATCGTCTCTGATCCGCGAAGAGCCGGTATTTCCCGGATGCCGGATCCTTCTCTGATTAAAGAAATCAAGCAAGCGTTGTCGATTCCCGTAATGGCGAAAGCCCGGGTAGGACATTTCGTCGAGGCCCAGATTTTGGAATCAATCGGCGTCGATTACATCGACGAGAGTGAGGCTTTGGCGATTGCGGATGAGgatcattttatcaataagCATAATTTCCGGGTGACGTTTGTTTGTGGGTGCCACGACCTGGGAGAGGCGTTGAGGAGGGTGAGAGAGGGGGCGGCGTTGATACGGACCCAAGGTGATTTGAAGGGATCGGGAAATGTGATGGAAGCTGTGCGCTATGTGCGGAAAGTTATGGGCGAGATCAGGGTTTTGAACAACATGGACGAGGATGAGGTTTTCGCATTTTCCAAGCGAATTCAAGCGCCTTATGATATCGTGGCGCAGACGAAGCAAATGGGGAGGCTGCCTGTGGTGCATTTCGCAGCTGGAGGAATTGTGACGCCTGCTGATGCCGCATTGATGATGCAATTGGGATGTGATGGGGTGTTCTTGGGACCAGAGGTTTTTGATTGTCTGGATCCATATAAGAAGGTTCGGGCTATTGTACAGGCTGTTAGGAATTATAACGACCCGATGGAGTTGGCAGAGGCGAGTAGTGGTTTGGAGGATGCTATGGCAGGGTTGAATCTGAATGAGAGACAGGTCGAGCCGTTTGGTGATGGAGGTCGTTACTGA
- the LOC105163972 gene encoding uncharacterized protein LOC105163972 (The sequence of the model RefSeq protein was modified relative to this genomic sequence to represent the inferred CDS: added 34 bases not found in genome assembly), translated as MRRALARLRATQKGARGFAALQSPAPSSENGVGLAPRAMARNLQLWHEYDFGGHTWNKFRGDAFQWVFLSGPAAIILGASSMPSLAEDVSIESSSTDGTNIADSGGLRKIEDGSVVSNEHTSKWRIFTDNGRNYFMQGNVEQAEKFFRSALEEAREGFGERDPHVASACNNLAELFRLKKDFESAEPLYLEAINILEKHFGIDDIRVGAALHNLGQFYLIQRILEKARVCYERALKIKRRVLGEAHPEYADTLYHLGTVLHLQGKEKDAEDLIVDSIRILDAIGQGESFLCVRRMQYLAQMYIKSNRFTEAEILLRKILHTMELSKGWKSFDTVVAAERLALVLQISGELREAEDLLERCLDARKKLLPDEHIQNAANMLYTARLKMQISNQLMRTKSSQAMAELDVAKDLLQKCIRVARHVLVQVVEQKGNKGPTGIPRKTRNEAHSAALILLQSLNALGSLEIMKLEFPGAMEYLPAEAEAEAALCQCVSTYKEFASEHSISDSPQVKAEYLSCLRHLYNLVSKGMTSEIGTAKEIKDEIRRVEDEVSKAAGV; from the exons ATGAGACGCGCCTTAGCTCGCCTCCGCGCCACGCAGAAAGGCGCGCGGGGGTTTGCAGCATTGCAAAGCCCTGCGCCATCTTCTGAAAATGGCGTTGGGCTTGCGCCTCGCGCCATGGCGCGCAATTTACAATTATGGCATGAATATGATTTTGGAGGGCATACATGGAATAAGTTCCGGGGGGATGCATTTCAATGGGTTTTTCTGTCTGGACCGGCTG CAATAATTCTGGGGGCATCTTCAATGCCTTCACTGGCAGAAGATGTTTCAATTGAATCAAGTTCCACTGATGGTACAAATATTGCTGATTCTGGTGGTTTGCGTAAAATTGAGGATGGGTCAGTGGTATCAAATGAGCATACATctaaatggagaatttttaCTGATAATGGAAGGAATTATTTTATGCAG GGAAATGTTGAGCAAGCTGAGAAATTTTTTCGATCTGCATTAGAAGAAGCAAGAGAAGGTTTTGGAGAAAGGGATCCTCATGTTGCCTCTGCATGCAACAACCTG GCTGAGTTGTTTAGACTCAAAAAGGACTTTGAGAGTGCGGAACCATTGTACCTGGAAGCTATTAACATACTAGAGAAGCATTTTGGAATAGATGACATAAG AGTTGGGGCTGCCCTTCATAATCTTGGTCAATTCTACCTCATACAGCGAATATTGGAAAAAGCTCGTGTATGCTATGAG CGTGCTCTGAAG ATAAAGCGACGTGTATTAGGAGAAGCACATCCAGAATATGCTGATACGTTGTATCATCTTGGCACT AGGACCTAATTGTGGATTCTATACGGATACTGGAT GCAATTGGACAAGGAGAATCTTTCTTATGCGTCAGAAGAATGCAGTATCTTGCACAG ATGTATATCAAGTCCAATCGATTTACTGAGGCTGAGATTTTATTAAGAAAGATTCTGCATACAATGGAATTATCAAAG GGATGGAAATCTTTCGACACTGTTGTTGCAGCTGAACGACTTGCACTGGTTCTCCAAATATCAGGGGAGTTAAGGGAAGCAGAAGACTTGTTAGAGag ATGTCTCGATGCTCGGAAGAAGTTGCTTCCTGATGAACATATTCAG AATGCAGCCAACATGCTTTACACTGCTAGATTGAAAATGCAAATCTCCAACCAGCTAATGAGGACGAAAAGTTCTCAAGCTATGGCGGAGCTTGACGTGGCTAAAGATCTTCTGCAGAAGTGCATAAG GGTAGCTCGACATGTCCTTGTTCAAGTTGTGGAACAGAAAGGAAATAAAGGGCCTACTGGGATACCCAGAAAAACGAGGAACGAAGCGCATTCTGCAGCCCTGATACTG CTACAATCACTCAACGCTCTTGGCTCACTGGAGATCATGAAGCTGGAATTTCCAGGTGCAATG GAATACTTACCTGCTGAGGCTGAGGCTGAGGCTGCTCTTTGTCAATGTGTTTCCACTTATAAGGAG TTTGCATCTGAACATTCGATATCTGATTCTCCCCAAGTAAAAGCTGAGTATCTATCTTGTTTACGCCATCTGTACAACTTGGTAAGCAAGGGCATGACAAGCGAAATAGGCACggcaaaagaaataaaagatgaaattcGGCGCGTCGAAGATGAGGTCTCTAAAGCTGCAGGTGTTTGA